The proteins below come from a single Oxyura jamaicensis isolate SHBP4307 breed ruddy duck chromosome 1, BPBGC_Ojam_1.0, whole genome shotgun sequence genomic window:
- the SLC17A8 gene encoding vesicular glutamate transporter 3, producing MLVNIRDLLKKEDKMPFKGFSSLKERFFNPGKEEVKNTISDSLGNLRRKIDGTNVEEDHIELTEEGRPVQASTRRPALCNCYCCGLPKRYIIAIMSGLGFCISFGIRCNLGVAIVEMVNNSTVYVNGKPELQKAQFNWDPETVGLIHGSFFWGYIVTQIPGGFISNKLAANRVFGAAIFLTSTLNMFIPSAARVHYGCVMFVRILQGLVEGVTYPACHGMWSKWAPPLERSRLATTSFCGSYAGAVVAMPLAGVLVQYIGWSSVFYIYGMFGIVWYLFWLLHAYESPAAHPTITSEERIYIETSIGEGASLASANKFSTPWKRFFTSMPVYAIIVANFCRSWTFYLLLISQPAYFEEVFGFAISKVGLLSAVPHMVMTIIVPIGGQLADFLRSRKILTTTTVRKVMNCGGFGMEATLLLVVGYSHTKGVAISFLVLAVGFSGFAISGFNVNHLDIAPRYASILMGISNGVGTLSGMVCPLIVGAMTKHKTREEWQNVFLIAALVHYSGVIFYAIFASGEKQEWADPENLNEDKCGIIDQDELAEETEMNNETFVSPKKMYGATSQNTEVQRREWRKQKQITQDMEEQTSYHYENRNFQDLS from the exons GAAAATCGATGGCACCAATGTAGAGGAGGATCACATTGAGCTGACAGAAGAGGGGCGGCCTGTGCAGGCCAGCACCCGCAGGCCGGCCCTGTGTAACTGCTACTGCTGCGGACTGCCCAAGCGCTACATCATTGCCATCATGAGTGGCCTGGGCTTTTGCATTTCCTTCGGGATTAGGTGCAACCTGGGTGTTGCCATCGTAGAAATGGTGAACAATAGCACTGTTTATGTCAATGGTAAACCAGAGCTGCAG AAAGCCCAATTCAATTGGGATCCAGAGACTGTGGGACTCATACATGGCTCTTTTTTCTGGGGTTACATTGTAACACAAATTCCAGGAGGGTTCATCTCAAACAAATTGGCTGCTAACAG ggTATTTGGAGCAGCTATTTTTCTAACATCTACACTGAACATGTTCATCCCTTCTGCAGCAAGAGTGCATTATGGCTGTGTGATGTTTGTAAGAATTCTGCAAGGTCTGGTGGAG GGTGTCACCTACCCAGCCTGCCATGGGATGTGGAGTAAGTGGGCTCCTCCATTGGAGAGAAGCAGGTTGGCAACCACATCATTCTGTG ggTCTTATGCAGGTGCAGTGGTCGCCATGCCATTGGCAGGTGTGCTAGTACAATATATAGGATGGTCATCAGTCTTTTATATTTATG GAATGTTTGGGATAGTTTGGTACTTGTTCTGGCTGCTTCATGCCTATGAGAGCCCTGCTGCACATCCAACAATAACCAGtgaagaaagaatatatatagaAACAAGTATTGGAGAAGGAGCTAGCCTAGCTAGTGCAAAC aaaTTTAGTACTCCctggaaaagatttttcactTCAATGCCAGTTTATGCAATCATTGTGGCAAACTTTTGCAGAAGCTGGACCTTCTATTTGCTCCTTATAAGTCAGCCCGCTTACTTTGAAGAGGTCTTTGGATTTGCAATAAGCAAG GTTGGCCTTTTGTCTGCAGTTCCCCACATGGTCATGACAATCATCGTACCCATTGGAGGGCAGCTAGCTGACTTCTTACGGAGCAGGAAGATTTTAACCACTACCACTGTAAGGAAGGTCATGAATTGTGGAG GCTTTGGAATGGAAGCAACCTTGCTTTTGGTGGTTGGTTATTCTCATACAAAAGGTGTGGCTATTTCCTTTCTGGTGTTAGCAGTAGGTTTCAGTGGCTTTGCAATTTCAG GATTCAACGTGAATCACTTGGACATAGCCCCGCGTTATGCCAGCATTCTCATGGGGATCTCCAATGGCGTGGGGACGCTGTCAGGCATGGTGTGCCCACTCATTGTTGGTGCAATGACAAAACATAAG ACCCGTGAAGAATGGCAAAACGTCTTTCTGATTGCAGCCTTGGTGCACTACAGTGGAGTGATATTCTATGCTATCTTTGCTTCTGGGGAGAAGCAGGAATGGGCTGACCCTGAAAATCTCAATGAAGATAAATGTGGCATAATTGATCAAGATGAACTGGCTGAAGAAACTGAGATGAACAATGAAACTTTTGTAAGTCCGAAGAAAATGTATGGTGCTACCAGTCAAAACACTGAAGTACAGAGAAGggaatggagaaaacaaaagcaaataactCAAGACATGGAAGAACAGACTTCTTACCAttatgaaaatagaaattttcaAGATTTGTCATAG